A single region of the Vicia villosa cultivar HV-30 ecotype Madison, WI linkage group LG4, Vvil1.0, whole genome shotgun sequence genome encodes:
- the LOC131596874 gene encoding uncharacterized protein LOC131596874 has protein sequence MDILTDTVKERTRHTRAYKIPDIDVSGLIGLSSRLEGEVLRDFNHDYGNLLSILNTSFDPMALITLFQFYDPHLRCFTFQDYQLVPTLEEFSYILNIRITDDVPFVRVPEVVRFEKVAEALHMGIKEVERNWKSSGGVSGFYLCFFISKAEDAAKKEQWVDFSRLLAIMIYGIVLFPSRENFVSLAAICVFMNKNPVPTLLADALFSIYARSKKGGYVVGSCLPLLYRWFMLYLPVRGPFVLRKSSLKWSDRIVNLTSYDIRWNYCVGKVWSIITSCGQYPNVPLMGTRGCISYNPTLAYRQLGYAMERAQNDVEAFESVYFADGEDPLELEKIAYAWTKVHKRDQNTLSKKVPIAMGPYRKWVEARVANLLLPSARSRPLYEQPPTVLSDTVATELYIQTEADNIKLKSKDREVGLERYFQDCEKAELARKLKHAQGEGSNLTHAQRRSHDLMEESLYRKQQECAKLRRSKNNSKRRMQDSEKQLMEEKAKSARLEEELTRLRAQRRGNGGAHPITRRS, from the coding sequence ATGGACATTCTCACTGATACTGTCAAAGAACGCACGAGGCATACCAGAGCTTATAAGATTCCGGATATTGATGTTTCGGGGTTGATTGGTTTGAGTTCTCGGTTGGAAGGGGAGGTTCTCCGTGACTTCAATCATGATTATGGCAATTTGCTCTCCATCCTCAATACATCTTTTGATCCAATGGCTTTGATCACCTtatttcagttctatgatccgcaCTTGAGATGTTTTACATTTCAAGACTATCAATTGGTGCCAACACTCGAGGAGTTTTCTTACATACTCAACATACGGATCACTGATGATGTACCTTTCGTTCGGGTTCCCGAGGTTGTGAGATTTGAAAAGGTAGCCGAAGCTCTTCACATGGGTATTAAGGAGGTGGAAAGAAATTGGAAATCATCGGGCGGTGTTTCTGGTTTCTATCTTTGCTTTTTTATTAGTAAGGCTGAGGATGCGGCTAAGAAGGAGCAGTGGGTTGATTTTAGTCGTTTGCTTGCTATCATGATCTATGGTATTGTCTTATTCCCATCAAGAGAAAACTTTGTGAGTTTGGCGGCAATTTGTGTCTTTATGAACAAAAACCCCGTTCCAACGTTGCTTGCGGATGCTCTTTTTTCGATCTATGCGAGAAGTAAGAAGGGAGGATATGTTGTTGGTTCTTGTCTTCCGTTGTTGTATCGGTGGTTCATGTTGTATTTGCCGGTGAGAGGACCTTTTGTGCTCAGGAAGAGTTCCCTTAAGTGGTCAGATAGGATTGTTAACCTCACATCTTATGATATCAGGTGGAACTATTGTGTGGGGAAGGTTTGGAGCATCATCACTAGTTGCGGTCAATATCCTAACGTTCCTCTCATGGGAACCAGAGGTTGCATTAGTTACAACCCCACGCTCGCCTATCGTCAATTGGGATATGCAATGGAAAGGGCTcagaatgatgtagaagcgtttgAATCAGTGTACTTTGCTGATGGTGAAGACCCCCTGGAGCTAGAAAAGATAGCATACGCTTGGACTAAAGTTCACAAGAGAGATCAAAATACTTTGAGCAAGAAAGTTCCTATTGCCATGGGTCCTTACCGAAAGTGGGTCGAAGCAAGAGTGGCAAATCTATTGTTGCCATCTGCGAGGTCACGCCCATTGTATGAGCAACCTCCCACGGTTTTATCGGATACAGTTGCGACTGAACTCTATATTCAAACCGAAGCGGACAACATCAAGCTGAAATCAAAGGACCGAGAGGTTGGCTTGGAGAGGTATTTTCAAGATTGCGAAAAGGCGGAGTTGGCTCGTAAGCTCAAGCATGCGCAAGGTGAAGGTTCAAATTTGACACATGCTCAAAGGCGATCTCATGACTTGATGGAAGAAAGCTTGTACCGAAAACAACAGGAATGTGCGAAGTTGCGAAGGTCCAAAAACAATAGCAAGAGAAGGATGCAGGATTCAGAAAAACAACTGATGGAAGAAAAAGCCAAGTCAGCTCGACTTGAAGAAGAATTAACAAGACTCCGAGCCCAACGGAGAGGAAATGGAGGAGCTCATCCTATTACCAGGCGATCCTAG